The following are encoded in a window of Solibacillus sp. FSL R7-0668 genomic DNA:
- a CDS encoding transglutaminase domain-containing protein: MENIIIFAILFLIMLWLWWKMNRAYFLQRYIRKQLQRGIRQNKQEIRLAKGDKEQQFELYKRVYNHAILTSKKRHKRSQVKYERQVNNELNRMVRNPLTRLFSSIFLLIKGITALVALFFTIIMGSIVVDEVKASNLTLPTINQETQLKLKNDASDVIDQFVTNFIDPNRGIATLAYDEVANSKIVPVYSEATYPEGVETVEQLGQAIAYNMANFEPQFTIPYTGKTADFSATIDEVYKWLEVNEPYYWGVFEESKSKYIDYGSVIEWQVDMSYDLTAEENAQVNGKIKQLTDSIPSTATDIEKIKFVNDYLVKHTKYTAESTASPHTPFSVLMNGEGVCEGYALAALLMLEALDVEVKYVVGDAGGPHAWNLVKVEGEWYHLDTTWNDPLPDQGEKVHYNYFLLSDETMAQDHTWNREDYPATAMSNYW, encoded by the coding sequence ATGGAAAATATCATCATATTTGCAATCCTATTTTTAATCATGCTGTGGCTATGGTGGAAAATGAATCGTGCTTATTTTTTACAGCGTTACATTCGGAAGCAATTACAACGAGGGATTCGCCAAAATAAGCAGGAAATTCGGTTGGCAAAGGGCGATAAGGAGCAGCAATTTGAGCTGTATAAACGTGTTTACAATCATGCGATTCTTACATCAAAGAAGCGCCATAAAAGAAGTCAAGTAAAGTATGAGCGCCAAGTAAATAATGAGCTCAATCGAATGGTTAGAAATCCACTAACACGACTGTTTTCATCGATATTCTTGCTCATAAAAGGGATAACAGCGCTTGTTGCGTTGTTTTTTACCATTATCATGGGCTCTATTGTCGTGGATGAAGTTAAGGCGAGTAACTTAACTTTGCCAACGATTAATCAAGAGACGCAATTAAAGCTAAAAAATGATGCAAGCGACGTCATCGATCAGTTCGTTACCAACTTTATCGATCCCAATCGGGGCATTGCTACTCTGGCCTATGATGAAGTAGCGAATTCAAAGATTGTGCCGGTTTATTCGGAAGCGACTTATCCAGAAGGTGTGGAAACGGTTGAACAGCTGGGACAGGCAATAGCCTATAATATGGCCAATTTCGAGCCGCAATTTACGATTCCCTATACAGGTAAAACGGCTGATTTTAGCGCAACAATTGATGAGGTGTATAAATGGCTTGAAGTAAATGAACCGTATTATTGGGGCGTCTTTGAGGAAAGTAAGTCAAAATACATCGATTACGGCTCCGTTATTGAATGGCAGGTCGATATGTCCTATGACTTAACAGCCGAAGAAAACGCTCAGGTAAACGGGAAAATAAAGCAACTCACCGATTCGATTCCTTCAACTGCAACCGACATTGAAAAAATCAAGTTCGTCAATGATTATTTAGTGAAGCATACGAAATATACTGCAGAAAGTACGGCGAGTCCACATACACCGTTTTCTGTTTTAATGAATGGTGAGGGGGTTTGCGAGGGCTATGCCTTAGCTGCCTTACTCATGCTGGAGGCGTTGGATGTGGAAGTAAAATATGTTGTTGGTGATGCAGGTGGTCCTCATGCATGGAATTTAGTCAAGGTAGAAGGCGAATGGTACCATTTAGATACGACATGGAACGACCCTTTACCAGACCAAGGTGAAAAAGTACATTATAATTATTTCCTATTAAGTGATGAAACAATGGCACAGGATCACACATGGAATCGTGAAGATTACCCAGCAACCGCAATGAGCAATTATTGGTAA